The following proteins come from a genomic window of Paramicrobacterium humi:
- a CDS encoding FUSC family protein, giving the protein MADLSVARQVVRSVFSPFRLLLALKTAIAVIGAWLLGVLLPGELDTYAYYAPLGALLGVTPTVIGSIRSSVEMVVGIVLGVALGWLLIATGMPWFLRAPLAAGLGVLVAGIRRLGEGRIYVAIAGVFVVILGVDDPESYGIGYVVQFGLGLLVGTLVNLVFVPPLEFNSARTRLSTLRLEIASQVENLADVLEAEWPPDGRDWLDGVRELRHSLDETQELADEARESGKANPRKLWHKGSLSGVYEDLDALRLVARRLSDVTEALSGAIWHEPVTVEIPPELIDPLRTALGSIAEYIRAWDAGDGTAEAGERCAAAMRDVIDTLHREKVVESGSGTIIFALRTIQRRIDERARTQ; this is encoded by the coding sequence GTGGCAGATCTCTCCGTTGCGCGTCAGGTGGTTCGATCCGTGTTCTCGCCGTTTCGGCTTCTGCTGGCGCTGAAGACGGCTATCGCTGTCATCGGAGCGTGGCTGCTCGGGGTGCTTCTGCCGGGCGAACTCGACACGTACGCCTACTACGCACCGCTTGGCGCGCTCCTCGGCGTGACCCCGACCGTGATCGGGTCCATCCGCTCGAGCGTCGAGATGGTGGTGGGCATCGTGCTCGGTGTCGCCCTCGGCTGGCTCCTGATCGCGACGGGCATGCCGTGGTTCCTCCGGGCGCCGCTCGCCGCCGGCCTCGGCGTGCTCGTCGCCGGCATCCGACGACTCGGCGAAGGTCGCATCTACGTCGCGATAGCCGGCGTCTTCGTCGTGATTCTCGGCGTCGACGACCCCGAGTCGTACGGCATCGGCTATGTGGTGCAGTTCGGCCTCGGCCTGCTCGTCGGGACCCTCGTCAACCTGGTCTTCGTCCCGCCCCTCGAGTTCAACTCCGCCCGCACCCGGCTCTCGACCCTGCGACTCGAGATCGCCAGCCAGGTCGAGAACCTCGCGGACGTTCTCGAGGCGGAATGGCCGCCGGACGGCCGCGACTGGCTCGACGGCGTGCGAGAGCTGCGCCATTCGCTCGATGAGACGCAGGAACTCGCCGACGAGGCCCGCGAGAGCGGCAAGGCGAACCCGCGGAAGCTGTGGCACAAGGGCAGCCTGTCGGGAGTGTACGAGGATCTGGATGCGCTGCGACTCGTCGCTCGCCGGCTGTCCGACGTGACGGAGGCGTTGAGCGGGGCGATCTGGCACGAGCCGGTGACGGTGGAGATTCCGCCGGAGCTCATCGACCCGCTGCGCACCGCGCTCGGCAGCATCGCCGAGTACATTCGCGCGTGGGACGCCGGTGACGGGACGGCAGAAGCCGGCGAACGCTGCGCGGCGGCGATGCGGGACGTCATCGACACGCTCCACCGTGAAAAGGTCGTCGAGTCCGGCTCCGGCACGATCATCTTCGCCCTGCGCACGATCCAGCGCCGCATCGACGAGCGGGCGCGAACACAGTGA
- a CDS encoding endonuclease/exonuclease/phosphatase family protein has translation MKVISYNLRKNRAVGELVSLVEEYRPDAVCLQEVDTVALPQEVGSLRLADSTSRNRLGLAIYYNGDRFTAVDTQTFALKKSLHDRVLRPAHERLIGTRLTDMEEGRDVIVASFHAAPLTALNSLRRNQIRSAHEVLHMMGPGVPTLMVGDYNYPVFKNGLTQRVRGRGYELTLSDARTYTRYKFFRGHFDFATSIGLDIEHVVTLPRGLSDHMPILVDSGFGPPLGVDLEKTDELPDRPDDFVI, from the coding sequence GTGAAGGTCATCAGCTACAACTTGCGCAAGAACCGCGCCGTCGGAGAACTCGTCTCGCTCGTCGAGGAGTACCGCCCGGACGCGGTGTGCCTGCAGGAGGTCGACACGGTCGCGCTGCCGCAAGAGGTCGGCTCGCTCCGACTCGCCGATTCCACGAGCCGGAATCGACTGGGACTGGCGATCTACTACAACGGAGACCGCTTCACGGCGGTGGACACCCAGACGTTCGCCCTCAAGAAGTCCCTGCACGACCGTGTGCTTCGACCGGCGCACGAGCGATTGATCGGCACGCGCCTGACCGACATGGAGGAAGGCCGGGACGTCATCGTCGCGTCCTTCCATGCGGCTCCGCTGACGGCGCTCAATTCCCTTCGCCGCAATCAGATCCGCTCAGCGCACGAGGTGCTGCACATGATGGGCCCCGGCGTTCCGACCCTCATGGTGGGCGACTACAACTACCCGGTCTTCAAGAACGGGCTCACGCAGCGGGTGCGCGGTCGTGGCTACGAGCTGACGCTCAGCGACGCGCGCACGTACACGCGCTACAAGTTCTTCCGCGGCCACTTCGACTTCGCCACGTCGATCGGCCTCGACATCGAGCACGTCGTCACGCTTCCGCGAGGGCTCTCCGATCACATGCCGATCCTCGTGGACTCCGGTTTCGGACCGCCGCTCGGCGTCGACCTCGAGAAGACCGACGAGCTGCCGGACCGCCCCGACGACTTCGTGATCTGA
- a CDS encoding FAD-dependent oxidoreductase has translation MTSLWLARHELPPSDPLDRLDGAEDIIVGAGLTGLVTALLLARAGRRVAVLEARTLAAVTTGNTTAKLSLLQGARLQEVQHRTTQRVARAYLDANRAGMDWLTEFIGDAGVPMQRRQSVSYAATDNGAALIDREYRVARSLGLPVTRLADAGLPFPTRAAIGLADQAQFDPLDVALALAAELRTLGGTIHEGVRVRGAKAGRPVVVHTSVGDVTGSTLTLASGTPVLDRGLYFAKLEAKRSYAASYAVNGPLPAAMSLSVDQPTHSIRTTPSDDGGELLLVGGLGHGVGRHPSPASRVAHLDEWTQTHWPGARRTHVWSAQDYESPHGVPFVGHLPRGRGRVYLATGYDKWGMANSAQCALTLAATMLGELPDWARVLHHRITTPVALARGLGMGAAVARHYATGWAGALRSLPADAPREGQGAVGREGIRLVADSCVDGTRHRVSPVCTHMGAILSWNDQEKSWDCPAHGSRFTADGCRLEGPACRDLRRK, from the coding sequence ATGACCTCACTGTGGCTCGCCAGGCATGAGCTTCCCCCAAGCGATCCTCTCGACCGCCTGGACGGCGCTGAAGACATCATCGTCGGAGCAGGGCTCACGGGCCTCGTCACCGCGCTGCTGCTCGCCCGAGCCGGGCGCCGTGTCGCCGTTCTCGAGGCCCGCACGCTGGCCGCGGTGACGACGGGCAACACGACGGCGAAGCTGAGCCTCCTGCAGGGGGCGCGGCTGCAGGAGGTGCAGCATCGCACGACCCAGCGTGTCGCACGCGCCTACCTCGACGCGAACCGCGCGGGCATGGACTGGCTCACCGAGTTCATCGGCGACGCGGGCGTTCCGATGCAGCGCCGACAGAGCGTGAGCTATGCGGCGACGGACAACGGCGCCGCGCTCATCGACCGGGAGTACCGCGTCGCCCGGTCGCTCGGGCTGCCTGTCACGCGGCTGGCGGACGCGGGACTGCCGTTCCCGACCCGCGCCGCGATCGGGCTCGCCGATCAAGCGCAGTTCGATCCCCTCGACGTCGCGCTCGCCCTCGCCGCCGAGCTGCGCACGCTCGGCGGAACGATTCACGAGGGTGTGCGGGTGCGGGGAGCGAAAGCCGGGCGCCCGGTGGTCGTCCACACCTCGGTCGGCGACGTCACCGGGTCGACGCTCACGCTCGCGAGCGGGACTCCGGTTCTTGATCGGGGCCTGTACTTCGCGAAGCTCGAGGCCAAGCGCTCGTACGCGGCAAGCTACGCCGTGAACGGGCCGCTGCCCGCGGCGATGAGCCTGAGCGTCGATCAGCCCACGCACTCCATCCGCACGACGCCGAGCGACGACGGCGGGGAGCTTCTGCTCGTCGGCGGGCTCGGCCACGGCGTCGGGCGGCATCCGTCCCCCGCCTCCCGAGTGGCGCATCTCGATGAGTGGACCCAGACGCACTGGCCCGGAGCCCGACGCACGCACGTGTGGAGCGCGCAGGACTACGAGTCTCCGCACGGCGTGCCGTTCGTCGGCCACCTGCCGCGGGGGCGCGGACGCGTCTACCTGGCGACCGGGTACGACAAATGGGGCATGGCGAACTCGGCCCAGTGCGCGCTCACGCTCGCCGCGACGATGCTCGGCGAGCTTCCGGACTGGGCGCGCGTCCTGCACCACAGGATCACCACTCCCGTCGCGCTCGCCCGCGGCCTCGGCATGGGCGCGGCGGTCGCTCGTCACTACGCCACGGGGTGGGCGGGAGCGCTGCGGTCGCTGCCGGCGGATGCGCCACGGGAGGGCCAGGGCGCCGTGGGGCGTGAGGGCATTCGTCTCGTCGCCGACTCATGCGTCGACGGAACGAGGCACCGCGTCTCCCCCGTGTGCACGCACATGGGGGCGATCCTGTCGTGGAACGACCAGGAGAAGTCGTGGGACTGCCCGGCGCACGGGTCGCGCTTCACCGCGGACGGCTGTCGGCTGGAAGGCCCGGCCTGCCGCGACCTGCGGAGGAAGTGA
- a CDS encoding TetR/AcrR family transcriptional regulator encodes MTASPATGPARKRGRPTAAERVQRRAQILDAALIVFLERGFGNTTIEQLAQAARVSKRTIYSYFGDKAAVFSEMVQSLAKGVSTDPPPDDTLESLSIRIVRRLHSAELIGLHRLVIAESTRFPELAVTLHANGDERHIARLAEHLRGERGLDSDELARTLFTLLLGQPHRMRLLGLLEPVTEEGARAQALAALAALGLSR; translated from the coding sequence ATGACGGCATCCCCGGCTACTGGCCCGGCGCGCAAGCGCGGCCGCCCGACCGCCGCCGAGCGGGTGCAGCGCCGAGCCCAGATTCTCGATGCCGCCCTGATCGTCTTCCTCGAACGCGGCTTCGGGAACACGACGATCGAACAGCTCGCGCAGGCCGCGCGCGTGAGCAAGCGCACGATCTACAGCTATTTCGGCGACAAGGCGGCCGTCTTCAGCGAAATGGTGCAGAGCCTCGCCAAGGGCGTCAGCACCGATCCCCCGCCCGACGACACGCTCGAGTCCCTCTCGATTCGCATCGTGCGTCGCCTCCACTCCGCCGAGCTCATCGGCCTGCACCGGCTCGTCATCGCCGAGTCGACGCGATTCCCTGAACTCGCTGTCACGCTTCACGCGAACGGCGATGAACGCCACATCGCACGCCTCGCCGAGCACCTCCGCGGCGAACGCGGCCTCGATTCCGACGAGCTCGCCCGCACGCTGTTCACGCTTCTGCTCGGGCAGCCGCACCGGATGCGTCTTCTCGGCCTGCTCGAACCCGTCACTGAGGAGGGAGCGAGAGCACAGGCGCTTGCCGCGCTCGCGGCGCTGGGGCTCTCACGCTGA
- the pdhA gene encoding pyruvate dehydrogenase (acetyl-transferring) E1 component subunit alpha: protein MATRTPRKTTSRSTTTTRKKSASEPKVDKDQLIDFYRQMMDIRRFEERASRAYTQALVGGYCHLNLGEEAAVVGLMAALKPSDYLFTNYREHGYALARGIDPNRVMAELYGRDDGVSKGWGGSMHMFDFEARLLGGYGIVGGQIPLATGVALGIQYRGENDVVMCTMGDGTTNIGAFHESLNIAALWNLPCVFVIINNKLGMGTTVDKASAEPELYKRGAAYRMESERVDGLDPVAVYEAAQRAVASARDGKPFLLEVMTERLKGHSVVDPAKYRSAEEVEQLKLNDPVVTFGTKLKEDGVIDDELMSKIDDDAKKLAAESADFAANSPHPDVSTLFDYTYATPVPNDSRRLPGEPLFEPAPFPQNGGRA, encoded by the coding sequence ATGGCCACGCGGACCCCGCGGAAGACGACATCACGCTCGACCACTACGACCCGCAAGAAATCAGCGTCCGAGCCGAAGGTGGACAAAGACCAGCTGATCGACTTCTACCGGCAGATGATGGACATCCGCCGTTTCGAAGAGCGGGCGTCGCGCGCCTACACTCAGGCGCTGGTCGGAGGCTACTGTCACCTGAACCTCGGTGAGGAGGCCGCAGTCGTCGGACTGATGGCCGCCCTCAAGCCGAGCGACTACCTGTTCACCAACTACCGCGAGCACGGGTACGCTCTGGCCCGCGGCATCGACCCCAACCGCGTCATGGCCGAGCTCTACGGCCGCGATGACGGCGTCTCGAAGGGCTGGGGCGGGTCGATGCACATGTTCGACTTCGAAGCGCGCCTGCTCGGCGGCTACGGCATCGTCGGCGGCCAGATCCCGCTCGCGACCGGTGTGGCGCTCGGCATCCAGTACCGCGGCGAGAACGACGTCGTCATGTGCACGATGGGCGACGGAACGACGAACATCGGCGCGTTCCACGAGTCGCTGAACATCGCGGCGCTGTGGAACCTGCCGTGCGTGTTCGTGATCATCAACAACAAGCTCGGCATGGGCACCACGGTGGACAAGGCGTCCGCCGAGCCCGAACTGTACAAGCGCGGAGCCGCATACCGGATGGAGTCCGAGCGGGTGGACGGGCTCGATCCTGTCGCCGTGTACGAGGCAGCGCAGCGCGCGGTGGCCTCGGCCCGCGACGGTAAGCCCTTCCTGCTCGAGGTCATGACCGAGCGCCTCAAGGGCCACTCGGTCGTCGACCCCGCGAAGTACCGTTCCGCCGAGGAGGTGGAGCAGCTCAAGCTCAACGACCCGGTCGTCACCTTCGGCACGAAGCTCAAGGAAGACGGCGTCATTGATGATGAGCTGATGTCGAAGATCGACGATGACGCGAAGAAGCTCGCGGCCGAGTCGGCCGACTTCGCCGCCAACAGTCCTCACCCCGACGTGTCGACCCTGTTCGACTACACCTACGCAACGCCCGTCCCGAACGACTCGCGCCGCCTGCCCGGCGAGCCGCTGTTCGAACCGGCGCCCTTCCCCCAGAACGGAGGCCGCGCATGA
- a CDS encoding alpha-ketoacid dehydrogenase subunit beta, which yields MSIMTYRQALHDTLRQEMLRDENVFLMGEEIGVFEGSYKITAGMLEEFGEKRVRDTPIAEEGFTGAAIGAAMIGLRPVVEIMTINFSLLALDQIVNHAAKIYGMFGGQAKVPMVIRTPGGGGQQLGATHSQNIELYYSFVPGMKVVAPSNPADAKALLMAAIRDDDPVLFLENLGLYNTKGEVPDDIEPAEIGKAKVTREGKDLTLIGYSRMAHVAQEVADELAEKEGLDIEVVDLRSLRPLDRETFIESVKKTHAAVVLEDDWLTYGIGAEVAASISDGAFDYLDAPVRRVAMAEVPMPYAKPLETAALPSADDVKNAIRQTLDAVGHRR from the coding sequence ATGAGCATCATGACGTACCGGCAGGCCCTGCACGACACCCTGCGCCAGGAGATGCTGCGCGACGAGAACGTCTTCCTCATGGGTGAAGAGATCGGCGTCTTCGAGGGCTCCTACAAGATCACGGCGGGGATGCTCGAGGAGTTCGGCGAGAAGCGCGTGCGTGACACGCCCATCGCCGAGGAAGGCTTCACGGGAGCCGCGATCGGCGCCGCGATGATCGGGCTCCGTCCCGTCGTCGAGATCATGACCATCAACTTCTCGCTGCTCGCGCTCGACCAGATCGTGAACCACGCCGCCAAGATCTACGGCATGTTCGGCGGTCAGGCGAAGGTCCCCATGGTTATTCGCACCCCCGGTGGCGGCGGGCAGCAGCTCGGCGCGACGCACTCGCAGAACATCGAGCTGTACTACTCGTTCGTTCCCGGCATGAAGGTCGTCGCGCCCAGCAACCCGGCAGACGCGAAGGCGCTGCTGATGGCCGCGATCCGCGACGACGACCCCGTGCTGTTCCTCGAGAACCTCGGTCTCTACAACACGAAGGGCGAAGTCCCCGACGACATCGAGCCCGCCGAGATCGGCAAGGCGAAGGTCACCCGCGAGGGCAAGGACCTCACCCTCATCGGCTACTCGCGCATGGCGCACGTCGCGCAAGAGGTCGCGGATGAACTGGCGGAGAAGGAGGGCCTCGACATCGAGGTCGTCGACTTGCGCAGCCTTCGCCCTCTCGACCGCGAGACGTTCATCGAATCGGTGAAGAAGACACACGCCGCCGTCGTCCTCGAGGACGACTGGCTGACCTACGGAATCGGTGCGGAGGTCGCGGCATCCATCTCGGATGGAGCGTTCGACTACCTCGACGCGCCGGTTCGTCGCGTCGCCATGGCCGAAGTGCCCATGCCGTACGCGAAGCCACTTGAGACGGCGGCCCTGCCGTCAGCGGATGACGTGAAGAACGCCATTCGTCAGACCCTCGACGCGGTCGGGCACCGCAGGTAA